Within Desulfovibrio legallii, the genomic segment CCAGGACAACGGCCTTTCACGCCGTCGACAGGGGTTCAAATCCCCTTGGGGACGCCAATTGATTCCAAGAGGTTATAGTCAAAACCTCACCAGATACCCACATGGGGTTAGCCCTGGGGGTTAGTTTTGAAAAAGGCTGCACTTACGTGCAGCCTTTTTTCGTTTCCAGATAAGAAAGCCTGAAGCATGTTCTCTACTCCGTTCCAGTTGGGGTGAATTTACCGCAAATCAGTCCCTGACTGAGGCGAACCACGCCTGCCTTTGCCCCTCCCCCCTGCTTCTCTTCATTTTCATTTGTAAAAGAATCCTTTTTCCGTGAAAGCGCGGAAGGGGCAGGAAAGGGGTGACAACTTGCAGGGCCACGGCTTGCCAATGCGCTCAGGGCATCCGAAACTTCCGCAAATGCTCCAAGGCTGTGCAGGTACCTGTCCGTAGTTGTCTGCTTTTCATGCCGCAGGGCGTGCTGGATGGCAAAGAGACTCTTGCCCTCCTGGGCCAGAATGGTGGCCGCCAGATGCCTGATGGCATGAAACCCAAATGGTTTCACCCTGGCCTTGGCACAAAGCCTTTTCATCACGTGGGCTGCCGTTTTATAGGGTTGCCCGACGTACGGCTCAACCGGGCAGGTGAACACATGGCTCCCTTTGCCCTGGCGGTATTGCCACAGCCAGAGCATGGTAGTGCGCACGTTCTCATTCATGGGCATTTCGTCACGTTTGGCCGTACCTGTGCGGGTTTTGCGCGTTGTTAGCACAACGGTGCCGCGCTCAAAATCCACATCCTGCCAAGTCAACTTGAGCAGTTCGCCTTTACGCGCTGCGAGGTTGAGAAAGCAGCAACGTATAAAAGTTGACAACGGCCCGGAATTTAGTGGCAAGGCACTGGATGCC encodes:
- a CDS encoding site-specific integrase, which translates into the protein MPLNSGPLSTFIRCCFLNLAARKGELLKLTWQDVDFERGTVVLTTRKTRTGTAKRDEMPMNENVRTTMLWLWQYRQGKGSHVFTCPVEPYVGQPYKTAAHVMKRLCAKARVKPFGFHAIRHLAATILAQEGKSLFAIQHALRHEKQTTTDRYLHSLGAFAEVSDALSALASRGPASCHPFPAPSALSRKKDSFTNENEEKQGGGAKAGVVRLSQGLICGKFTPTGTE